The window CCATCTCCTGGTTGAGGTACAGGGCTTCGAAACAGTCCTCCAGCTTCTGGGAGGCAGGCCTGGGGAGGGAGTGGGGGGAGACACAGGGGGGTTAGAGGTCACAACCAGGAATGTAGCTAGGCAGGCAGGTCAGGATGAGGGAGTGTCCCTGGGAAGGCAGCCTGAGCCTTCAATTACAGAATGTTTTGTAAACATGCCTACTATAGCTGTTGTCACTAGCATACAAATATAATCTAGATAATACAACAGATTCAACTGTAATACATTGCTCAGCGTCAAAAGCCATAAGATACGGTATAAAACTCACCGGTTTTCGGGGATGAGGTCACAACAAGCCACAGCCAATGCAAAGAAAGCTTGTGGGCAGTCAGCAGGGAGGAACTTCTCCATGAACTTGTCTACATTGAGGCCAAAGTCATAGGTCCTTGGAAGGCACTCTGGGTCGGCATTCACCTGCCCAATAATCTACAACAGAGAGAGTTAAGAATGGATCCACACTCCAGATTACATTATCTGACTAACACTGTGGACAAATCAAACTGATGAAAATGATACTGAAACTATATTAGCTTAACTTTGAAGCACAAAATGTATCCTTCAATTCAACATACAGCTACCTCAAAGCCTAATACTGTCAATATAAAAAGCAAAACTTTAAAAATGGCATTCTTACCTCACAAAGCACAATTCCAAAGGAGAAAATGTCCACCTTTTCATCATAGCGTTTACCTGAGGATGACAAAATGGAAAGTTGATTAACAGACCAGCATAGAGTGAATAAAGACGTGTTGAAGTGACTGATCTGTGTGATCCACAGCTCCAAGCTGGGTCGTCCTGCTCTGCTCACCGTTCAGCATCTCTGGAGCCATCCAGTAGGGGTTCCCCACCACTGTGTAGCGCTTCTTACGGTCAATGCGCCTGAACACCCTCTTCTTATTGGCCAGTTTCTCAGGGGGAGGGTGCTTGACCTTCTCCTCCACCATGAGCCGGGATAGGCCGAAGTCTGCCACCACCACTGTGTTGTCctgagggaggacaggggttagAAGTCAGAGGTCAAGAGCATATGAAGTGGCAATGTAATAGTGGTGGGTGTTTTGTTCATACCTCAATATGGGTCAACAACAAAACATAAGATTGTTCAATGGATTTTGCTTGTTGTGTTGAAAGTCATTGAcaaatccccccccaaaaatcacAATGCAATATGACCAGAAATGTGTATCAAATTTAAACAATGAGTTGTCTTCCTGTATATAACGACACTGAACTGAGACAATTATACAGATGCCACCTCATTGGAAATAACAGACAAGACTCATTACACCTCATTGAGTGTTGCCATACAGTGAAAGATCTGTGAAAATCTATATAAGCCTGTACTTTACTACTTACACAACATGTTGTTGTAAATTGTGTTCGGCTGCTACAATAGAACCTAGCTCTACCGGACCCTGGCCTGTATCGACAAGACCGCCCTGGCTCAGTAACAGACTCCtgtcacaacaacaaaacatgctcCAGAACACCCTGCCCCCAGGCTCATCGGAAAAATAACCTACAGTACGCCCAAGGTACATCTAGCTTTAACTGTTTAGGAGCCAAACACTTTGGTATAAGAGAGAAACAATGACTTCATTTGAGATAATGAAGCTGGATTAGTATCTTTATGGTGTTTCTGTAAATGAAAATCAGGAAAAATTGAAAGGGATCTCTGCTcctctatatatctatctctgAGTCTGCATGCAATGTACAATTCAGGACAGGTCACCTACCAGTTTCACCAGGCAGTTGTGAGAGTTAAGATCTCTATGGATGATGCTCATTGAATGCAAGTAGGCCTGAAATAAAGAAGAAATATGAGTCAAACAAACCAATCATCCACGAGGGGAAGCAAACACGCCATATTAGAGACCGAAACGTCATCATTTGACAATTCCTTAAGTGGGAAAATATAAACATGTTTTTGTTGCCCCACATAGTTGTGTTTCTGTGGAAAAGGAAAGGGAATTAGGATTACTGTCAGCATTGAGCTGGTCTCCAGGGAAACATGCAGGCCAGGCCTGCCACTGCTGGCTAAGACAGACAGTAAGGTCTCTGGAGCATATGGTTGGTCACTGCCCAGCCCCAACCACTCCAGTATGACCCATGAGCAAGGGCAATCCCTGCCTCAAGTAGGCATATTTTAaaatattgatgtcacaaatgtatcatttgCACAGTTCTTTATTAAAATATGTAATTATTTATCACCTTGACTGTGTAAAGGTgggatatacactaccgttcaaaagtttggggtcacttagaaatgtccttgtttttgaaggacaagcaatttttttgtgtccattaaaataacatcaaattgatcagaaatacagtgtagacattgttaatgttgtaaacgactattgtagctggaaacagctggtttttaatggaatatctacataggtgtacagaggcccattatcagcaaccatcactcctgtgttccaatggcatgttgtgtaaacTAATCcaggtttataattttaaaaggctaattgatcattagaaaaccattttgcaattatgttagcacaaatGGACAAAAtgtttagcttttctttcaaaaacaataacatttctaattgaccccaaacctttgaacggatATGTATAGTATTTTACAacaaaacatgattatttgtctccGAAATTAAAACGTCAAGGGCTAGATTTCAaacaaatacagtgccttcagaaagtattcacacctcttgacttttttcacattttgttgtgctgcagcctgaatttaaaatgtattaaattgaaatGTTgcatcactggcctacacacacacacacacaacaccataAGTCATATGGACCTATGTTAAGACAttcttttataaaaaataaataaaaagctaaaagtattcaacccatttgttatggcaagcctaaataagttcaggagtaaacatttgcttaacaagtcacatggactcactctgtgcaacaatagtgtttaaaattattttctaatgactacctcatctctgtaccccacacaattatctgtaaggtccctcagtcgagcagtgaatttcaaacacaagattcaaccacaaagaccagggaggttttccaatgcttcacAAAGAAGGgtgcctattggtagatgggtaacaataaaaagcaaacattaaatatccctttgagcatggtgacgttattaattacacattgggtggtgtataaatacacccagtcacaacaaatatacaggcgtccttcttaactcagttgcctgAGAGGAAGGAAAATGCTCATGGATTCACCATgacgccaatggtgactttaaaacagttagagtttaaagACTGTGATCAGAGAAAACTGaggctggatcaacaacattgtagttattccacaatactatcctaaatgacagagtgaaaagaaggaagcctgtagaacagggatcatcatctagattcagccacgggacAATTTttgttcttgagcggatggtcaaggGCGTGTGaataacgtaaactcactcacttttgtacatcgccttggtctgtacaattgaccttattttagcgccccaaaaacgtaatacttccagatcaactgtaatgtcaataccattgtacagcacaatttctcccctttccaacataatcaattacatgactcccacgctgcccgtttctgcatgattcaagaaggcaatgagccccgtcgggtcttttaaAAAATGgcaggtggggaagcgaaactaatgcgtgatagtgagaaggagagatgttgtgtgggaaaattgcttttttttcactcgatctatccaacttatcaccttatcgcctctaaattgtaaataaaacactataaagagtttatataatgtgtcattacatacctatttgaaggtttgtgtcgaatttgaatcgggtttttagggcggtgctaaagtgatcttagaagtaaacagcggctttgagaatgatggtcgcatgcaatgatgacgcaaaaattgactaggtatccccccccttacccccgtcactgtccatttcttgtttttaaggatgagagaagtgctacacctggtggagagagattgtaagacaaaGATAGTTGccttatgcgtgctgtacgttatggcatgacacgtcacgatgtaacagaGGGGTcagtttttttcaacttttctccaatactatagagccattaccatgtcgatcagcgcttgaatagaaacgtagttcacacccccgattttgaagtcaacacagtcgctacagtcccattagttttctttgtagcctcgtttgaatgttgcggttacacacatttgtacggaacggggtgagtttacgttacttatgtaaatgagatatttctgtatttcatttacaATAAATTTtccaacatttctaaaacatgttttcacagtcattatggggtgttgtgggtagatgggggaggaaagaaaatcaatttaatacattttgaatttaggctctaacaacaaaatgtggaataggtcaaggggtatgaatactttctgaaggcactgtacatgtctgTTATTTAACAACCTCATTCCACGATTAGATTTCATAACTTCTTTaaacaaacatttctgtaaatggATACATAGCATTTTGGAATGAAACACTTCAGGTACTGTACCTTTAAATGCATTGCGTTAAACTACCACCATACATTTGGAGGCTAGTCCAGCTGAACAAAAAGCAGCCAGTGTCTATATGGACAGTGTTTTACCGCCAATGGTAAATATCCCTGGAAGGCGCCAACTCACCATTCCAGAAGCAATACCTTTAGCGAAGCTGACCCTCTGCTCCCATGGAAACTGGTCCTATAACAACACAGAGAAGAAAGAACTAAATGAATAGGTCTGCTGGTTGACATGCCAGCCAGCCCACCACTGAGGCAACAGCCTTTATATGAGGTCAAGCGAGTCCCAGTCCCAAACAGCACAGGCCCTTAAaggaaacgtttttttttttacaaccaaaACTCAATTTTTTATGTAAATGGAATTTTAGGGTCCtaacacctttttttttgcaatatcacttgtttttgagaaacttaccccaaACAGTGACTCACTTCCTCACCCTCGTTGTGCAGTATGGGGGCCCTGAAATACGTCCTACTAGAAACGGCAAaactctcagtatagtgatgcaggtcttgaGATGTATGGAATATATGTTGCGGATAAAGTTaggaatgacacaatttcatgtgtatAACATCTAAAAGACCCGCATCAATATACTGAGAGCTTAGCTGTTTCCAAAAGGacgtatttgggtgtttttggagcccATGTTAATATTTTTACAGGCCCCTATACTGGACAACAAGAATGAGGAAGTGATTCACTGTTTGGGGtaagtaaataaaaataaaaaaatcaccaaAGGTGTCTTGACCCTTCTATAGCATACCATTTACATAAAATATTtagatttggttgtaaaaaatTACTTCTCCTTTAAGGAAAACACTAACAGCAGACCCAAGGCCAACATTAATGCTATTTTGGAGCAGTGGGAGAGCATAGAAAGAGTGAAGTGAATTTAACTAGTTGAAACACACCATGTCTCTAATGAAATCCTTTAGTGTGCCTCCCTCGATAAACTCGGTTATTAAATTCAGCCTCTTGTCCTTATATAGCACGCCAATGAACTTCAACACGTGGGGATGTTCCAGGCTCCTCATCACTTTGACCTGGAGAGAAAGAGGTATGTTTTCAAGATAtgcaactttcaaaatacagaaatcatccccgTATGACAAATttatgcaaaatgcatcatacagggaggatttctgtattttgaaagttacatatcttgaaaacttgattgctgacaagcaaaacattttgggaccatgtcaacaatggactaatgaaacaaataccaaaatatagtttttgggtggagttttcctttaaagcCCCCACCATGCAGTCTTTGTAATTTTATTTTCAAATCATCACTGTATGTCTATTAAAATCACTGTGTTTATTTCATGAATATAACTCCGAAATATATTTTTTCcatttatttccctgagcctcctttggcccttgaaatgctcagtctgatcaTGTGGGCAACAGGAAAGAAATGTGAAGATATTTACATACACATCCCTGATTGGTTGATAGGATAGTCTAGAGCCCACCCCCTTACCCATATGTACAGGCATTGGTCTATTATAAGCAGATCAAATTGTGACGACATGTGGGTCAAAAGTTCCATCCCACCAGAACATAATGAAACTgcaatttttttcttcttccaaacagctcttacacaagggcattatcataaacacaatgtaattgtGAAAATGATCACAACAGAAATCAGTTTCCACATTGGAGATATTttatatttgcaaaaaaaaaatcagaaGCTTATTTTTTCCTTCTGAGGACTGGAGCAAATGCATACAAAAATAATAAGGTTGGCCTAAAGGAATCCATCTATGAAGCAAATACAGGGACATTTGGCAAGCTCTCATTTGTGGGTATAATAAATCACAGCCCAATGTATAACCAGATTAGTCTACTGACCTCCTTTAGAAAGGTCTTCTGGGTCTCCTCATCACAGCGAATCAGCTCCTTCATCACCATCACCTCACCAGTGGCTTTGTGGGTCACCTGTCAACATGGAGAAAAAAACATTCAAATTTAAAAttcaaacaatgcaaaaaaaaaaaaaaaaagtgtgtgttagagtgtgtgtgtagaataaggctgtaatgtaacaaaatgtggaaaaggtcaaggggtctgaatactttctgaatgcactgtatctgctGTTAGAGAAGCTTCCGATGGAGAACACTCTCTGGGTTCTATTAGAGAACTCTCCAACCACGGGATGGCAGGTAAAGCCATAGCAAGTGAGTTTCTTCAATAACAATTTATGATCATtaacatcaaaggctgcactgaaatctaacagagCTCCAACTATCAATTTCTTTTAACTATGGCTGACCCCAtatagtcgactggtcgattgtttggtcgataggctgttgatTGAGATTTCTTTTGTCGAGCAGTCACAAAAAAACTAAATCATGGCACACCTGTCTCAGTGGAAGAATCCATTGCGGAAGCCACGGGAATGGAATGGTCCATCACTAAGACAGGCATCGGTAACATAAGGCATGCGTGCCGCGAGGCCATTTATTTTCCTTGGCACACCAAGCAAATTTAGAAAATAAGTTAAATTGCATTGGTTTTCCATAATTGGCTACTCCTTTGAACCTGACACCGTTTGTGAGAGTTTTCCTTAGGCCTAGAGTATTGTGTCTTGGGTAGGCCtataatttaaaatgttgagTCAAGAAGGGAAGTGTGGCTTAGATGCACAAGGCGCGTCTCTCTCCAGATTGAACTATCCCACCAATTCATGTACATTCAATGTTTCATAACTTGTTTGCGTCTATCAATTCACCATTACATATaacaccagtagtacatttaccattaattcccataatttctaatctacaatgtttgtttggttacggtaATTTCTGTTAATACATTCAATACATTATTATTACAGTCGTTTACCGTTCTCATTGTCGGAGTGGGCACCTTGTTTGCAGAGCtcacaacctatgctacacttgcAAGACagaagttttggtttatttcattctaTTTACGAGTTTTGTCAATTTTATTCATTGTATTTTGTTTGGagcactcctgtcaatgttgagtaaggacacacACCTGATTATGCAGAAGGCCTAGCCTGCGCGTAAAATGTATAAATGTACCCATTTGGGGATCTCTGATTCTCAACTCACTACCATTAATGAGCTGTGTAGCTTCTTAAAGTATGTTTTTCTACACCTCAaaaagcaagtaaacaaagtttATTTTACATCAAATTAGAATGACAATAGTTCGTCAatttatttgaaaaatctttccagcgcTCTCCCTTTCAATCACGACAAGCCTCAGCGTGAAAGGGAGAAATGTCAAGCTCTGACCCAGTGGAAACttcataaaatacctgattacttcttatacGTTGTGCAAATACTGCTCTCTGTCCAGAGGTCACTGGCATGGGAAACTGAGtgcccagaatattttattcaatgttgcaagtttgctagcgCGAGCTGCCGGGCCATACCCAGGTGATAGTTGTTACCATGTTTCACTTTCattgcagacaggcagacagagtagagagattcaTGCGATTGAAGAACATGAACAAACCTGCATGCGTAGCCAATTTGatttagtggctatttatatcaggatattttctacctgcaatatttgtattgtttaaaaaaaattgtattgGTGTTACCTAGTtagcaaaataacaaaaacacatTATTATAACTGAAATTAAACGGTTCCACGAAAATtagcatatgaaaatcataactggcacgcagatcagAAAAAATTGTGAGGGGGGGGctcttgatctctggctccttcaagtcatttgtgtcttaatcatttcatcaaacagtgtgcttaaagcatcagacaagcgcAGTgcatagttgattttattaaaacacacaggGTGTGAATGTAtggaaaaatgcacatttaaaaatgtAGACCAATCGATTGAgtcgaaagaacagacgactcaATTGACCAATACTTTTTTTAGGTCGGGACAGCTTTACTTTTAACCAATCAGCTGTTATCAGAGTCAGTGCAGTACacgttgagtgcccttctctataagcatgctgaaattcagtagttaacttgttctctgaaaaatagcattgtatttggtcaaacaattCTCTCCATCATTTTACTAAGAACAGGCAGCCAACTGATTGGGCGGCTGTTAGAGGCAGCAAAGGGTGCTTTACTATTTTTAGGTAGTGCAATTACTTTAGCTTCCTTCTACGCCTGTGGACACATGCACTCCTTTAGGCTTTGGATAAAGTTATAGCAAATAGGTATGGAAATACAGATTGAGATGTGTGTGGAAAAGATGTTGATTTTTGAGTGAAAAGCTGACCTTGATAGCCTGACCAAAGAAGCCCTTGCCCAGCACCTCTCCATGGATGAGGTCACAGGGGCGGAATATGCGATGAGAGCAGCTGCTGGAGGAGCGCAGGGATTCAGAGCGCCCGATGTCCCGGGTCAAGATAGGGTGTTCCTTAGGGGAGGCTGGCCCAGGGGACTTACAGATGCTGTTGCTACGCCTTCCATTAACAGAGAGGAACAAAGGTCAGTAAGACATTGATCAGGTTCTACTGGAACAAATTATAAATAATTTTGTATCTCTCAATTTTTTCCCCAATGcttagactctctctctcccaaggtTGGCTGGTTAAGCTGTACCTTAAAGACCTCCTCTTTAGGGTGGCATCATCCACCAGATCTGTCCTCTCCAGGACACTGTCAGAGGGCGAAGACAGGCGCATGCGGGAGGTGGCGGGGACCCCCAAGCGGTTGTGCGAGGACCCAAGTCTGAGCCTTTCCAACCGCTGCCTGACTGGATCATACTCTATGAGCAGATGCAGCGTCTGACTGGTCCGGTGAATGAGGTCCTCCACCTGAAACACAAATCAATCAGAATACATAATCTGCTAGGCCAAAGTCCTCTCTGACATAGTAACATGAGCAAGCAACACTAATGAGAGAGGTATTGGTGTAAGGCCTATACAGAACACGGGATGAAATTGGAACTAGGCAGGGTTCCAATGAGAAAATGATCTTGATTCCTGACAACGCGAAGAGCTATCAAACTGACATGACTTGAATGAAGCCAAATAATTTTAATTGGAATgcaccttgttgcaaacaggaaaGGTGGGAACTAAAATCTAATTAGTGAATGCACCATTGGAATGAACATGGTTGAGTGAGGTGTGTGGTGAGATTGTGTGTTCGAGTCCTTTCAGATGCCATCCTCTCCCAGCTAAAGAATGTTTAAATGAATGGAATGCAAAGATCACATGTTCCGAAATCTATTTTAGAGTAACAGTAACAAATACTTATGTAATAGGTCACATTTTATACACCACTGGGTTACAACTGAATAGTCTGAATAGTTTCAATGCTTTATTATTCAGTGTACTGTCAAAACCTGGATCATGCAACtcacctcttcctccatcagtGTCCCCACTGGAAGACCATTGATCTCCAGGATCCGGTCACCAACATGGATGGCATTCCGAACTTCCGGGCTGATATGCATTCCTCTGACCCTAAGAGAAATACAGCACATAGACATGTCAGTTTGGAGCACCAGTATCAGAATGAAC is drawn from Salvelinus fontinalis isolate EN_2023a chromosome 4, ASM2944872v1, whole genome shotgun sequence and contains these coding sequences:
- the limk2 gene encoding LIM domain kinase 2, which translates into the protein MEELEGTHGCHCAGCGGEIQDAFNVKVLQGTWHNTCFQCSECCDHLTNWYYEKNGKLYCRKHYWEKFGELCHGCSLLMIGPAMVAGEYKYHPECFVCLSCKVVIEDRDTYALVERSKLYCGKCYKQVVLAPVLEKRSADSALDSLPHTVTLISMPSATNSKRGFSVSVLRDVASGSASVQVKEVRGMHISPEVRNAIHVGDRILEINGLPVGTLMEEEVEDLIHRTSQTLHLLIEYDPVRQRLERLRLGSSHNRLGVPATSRMRLSSPSDSVLERTDLVDDATLKRRSLRRSNSICKSPGPASPKEHPILTRDIGRSESLRSSSSCSHRIFRPCDLIHGEVLGKGFFGQAIKVTHKATGEVMVMKELIRCDEETQKTFLKEVKVMRSLEHPHVLKFIGVLYKDKRLNLITEFIEGGTLKDFIRDMDQFPWEQRVSFAKGIASGMAYLHSMSIIHRDLNSHNCLVKLDNTVVVADFGLSRLMVEEKVKHPPPEKLANKKRVFRRIDRKKRYTVVGNPYWMAPEMLNGKRYDEKVDIFSFGIVLCEIIGQVNADPECLPRTYDFGLNVDKFMEKFLPADCPQAFFALAVACCDLIPENRPASQKLEDCFEALYLNQEMGIPLPAELEELHQRLCRLHPPKDSSSSSQSTPPTPAPAEDPSLADHST